One Sphaerisporangium krabiense DNA segment encodes these proteins:
- a CDS encoding acetamidase/formamidase family protein produces MNVISYRPGPDELSYTFGGRAAVGSVKPGTIVELFTEDCFGGRVRGVGDLPSQVCEFPYLNPVTGPFHVDGAEPGDTLALHFVSIEPARDWAVSTTFPHFGALTATHTTAMLHPPLDEVVWMYEVDRERRTVRYRARRGDFSVEMPLDPMHGTVGVAPAASEARMTITPDAHGGNMDTPELRAGVTVYLGVNVEGALFSIGDGHCRQGHGEVCGTAVEAAMNTVVAVELIKGVATPWPRMEDDGHLMSTGSARPLEDAYRISQHDLVTWTASLTGLDELDAYQLVSQGGEAPVGNVCDTNYTMVAKLPKAYLGAPDPYEFAHTRLRGLGREYLSSR; encoded by the coding sequence GTGAACGTCATCTCCTACCGGCCCGGCCCTGACGAGCTGTCCTACACGTTCGGCGGGCGCGCCGCCGTCGGCTCGGTCAAGCCCGGGACGATCGTGGAGCTGTTCACCGAGGACTGCTTCGGCGGCCGCGTCCGCGGAGTGGGCGACCTGCCGTCCCAGGTCTGCGAGTTCCCCTACCTCAACCCGGTCACCGGACCCTTCCACGTCGACGGCGCCGAGCCCGGCGACACGCTCGCGCTGCACTTCGTCTCCATCGAGCCCGCGCGCGACTGGGCGGTCTCGACCACGTTCCCGCACTTCGGGGCGCTGACCGCCACCCACACCACCGCGATGCTGCACCCGCCGCTCGACGAGGTCGTGTGGATGTACGAGGTGGACCGGGAGCGGCGGACCGTCCGCTACCGGGCCAGGCGCGGGGACTTCAGCGTCGAGATGCCGCTCGACCCCATGCACGGCACGGTCGGCGTCGCGCCCGCCGCCTCGGAGGCGCGGATGACGATCACGCCCGACGCGCACGGCGGCAACATGGACACCCCCGAGCTGCGGGCCGGGGTCACCGTCTACCTCGGCGTCAACGTCGAGGGCGCCCTGTTCTCCATCGGCGACGGGCACTGCCGCCAGGGCCACGGCGAGGTGTGCGGCACCGCGGTCGAGGCGGCGATGAACACGGTCGTCGCCGTCGAGCTGATCAAGGGCGTCGCGACGCCGTGGCCGCGGATGGAGGACGACGGCCACCTGATGTCCACCGGCTCGGCGCGCCCCCTGGAGGACGCCTACCGCATCAGCCAGCACGACCTGGTCACCTGGACGGCCTCGCTCACCGGGCTCGACGAGCTGGACGCCTACCAGCTCGTCAGCCAGGGCGGCGAGGCCCCGGTGGGCAACGTCTGCGACACCAACTACACGATGGTCGCCAAGCTTCCCAAGGCCTACCTCGGCGCCCCCGACCCGTACGAGTTCGCGCACACACGGCTGCGCGGACTGGGCCGGGAGTACCTCTCCTCCCGCTGA